GTAGCTTTCTTGCACGTGTAGTTTGCTTCAAAGGCTCcgaatacctgtgttttctgtactgtttactatgcgttggtgttcaataaatagaaattgtattgtgttgtagtTTCAGATAAGCAAAAAGTACATTAGTTCACTATAATACTCATAATATAGACCATTTCACAGCAATGTCAGATTTAATTGTTCATTAAGTacccattgaaaaaaaaacagcaatagaatTTTATACTTACAATTTGCAACTGCGTGATGTATTTCTTCCACCACATGGAGTTTTTTAAGCTCGGCATGGCCACTGTGAGAAGGTAATATCCATACATGACGACGTGAACGAAGGAGTTTATAACTCCTATCAGAGTGCCGTGACCTCCTGTAAAAGAGAatgtttacaattattttattaccaaaGATTTCTGAAAGACATcaataatagtacctacaatACGTCGTAATATGAAACTCGTTATAGGACAATCAGGGTCTACATCCGGATCCGTTAACaaatgtcatcattatcatcaacatcatcattccagctcatatacgtccactgctgggcacaggtcttcTCTTAAACTAGGATGGCTTAGgacgcagttcccacgcgggcccaatgcggattgggaacttcacacacaccattaaattgcttcgtaTCAAgctaagctcggtcgcccaggtatctTTCTTATGTTATTTCctaaaaatgtttgaataagTTATATAATACCTGGAAAGTAGGTCGCAGCTCCCCAACAGAGAAGAACCATGCCAAAGTGATGATAGACGTGTAAGAAAGTGATCTGGTTGAATTTTttacgtaaaacaaaaaacacctGAAATTTAAGAAGGTAATAAATTAGCACACTTAAATTCATATCcacatctcatcatcatcattgcctACTTATGTCATCTGTAAAAAGACGGTTCAAGCAGCGTCCATACGAAGCGTTgtcaggcctcccaccaggttgACTGATGACATCGTTAGAGTTACAGGAAACTAAGGtccgaccgagatctcggtctcggtctcggcccaAAACAACCGAGATTCTCGGCCGCGACCGAGACTCAACGGCGGCACTCAATTTAAATATTGGCGCGCGGTTAACCGCGGTGGCACGAGCTTTCCTTGGGATTTTGATTGGTCGCCCCGCCCGGGCTCGGTGCGTGTGGTACTTGCAACTCACTGACACTCGCTAACGAGAGTAACAGGTGACAACTTGCTCATTGAGAACGATCGTTATAGGTGATGTGAAAAGCTTAAAGTTCCTATAAAGAAATGCAGAAAAGTGGTTAGACACTTTCATAGAAGTGAACAAGCCCGCCGATACTTGAAGTCATATCAAAAAACGTTAAATTTACCCGAACATGCTCTTTTTCAGGATATCGAAATAAGGTGGAATAGCACATACTCGATGCTGGAACGTTTACACGAACAAAAACACGCTATAAATTTATACCGTGTTGAAAAGGGGACGGGGTTCAGGAAATAGACGGAGAAGAATGGAACACTATTAAAGACACTATAAATGTTTTACAATGCTTCTATCAGGCTACATTACATATCTCGTCGGACACATCGTGTGTTTCACTAGTTATACCGCTAGTAGCAATGTTGAACTGAAAATTAAGCCATATACGAGATTTCCACAGCTCCAGTCAAGACGACGAAAATTCGCCAACTCACCAAAGGCATACGGAAACAGAGCTAATGAAAAGCAAATTGCTGGCTGCATTAAATCAGAGGTTTGCATTCTTGAAAAGTTGTTGGCCTTTAATTACCACAACTCTCATCAATCCAACATTTAAAACCAAATATTTGACcgatagttaaataaaaacagcCAAAATTAAAGTATTTGAATTGCTTAATTCAAAAACTTCGGGATCCCAGGAGACAGAGATGCAGGGAGTTACTTTAACGAATTCAATGGTGAGCTCACAAGGCACTCTTAGTGGGCGGTTTATAATTCGATTGATGCCGAGGACGAGcctattaatataataagtagcCTATGAATGAGTGACACTAAGGCACTACAAGAATTGGCATTGGACAGTTTTCGTCGAGAACCAAGACTACAGCGAAATgctaatatatttttgaatattgGCATTCCTCGCCATATAAAATATTACGCACTGCAGCCAACAAATTTTTATCAGCGCCACCAACAAGCGTTGCCAGTGAACAGCTGTCAGTCGGGCTGGACAGTTGTACGACGAAAGACGGCATAATTTGACAGGGTACAATgccgaaaaaaatttttgtatCGTACAATATTGTTCTATTTGATTTTGACTATTAAGTTTGTTTGTAGGTGGaatgtttaattaaacataattaattaatttaatttatttagtttaatttttagtggGCTTAATTTAATGGCAGTGtttagtttgattttattttgttttgttgtttgaattttgtaatttgacatgtatTGCTATCTgacactaaataaaatatagtagCTAGTGgattaaacataataaaacatttttttcattcataaagcgttttttttttaggtaaaaaaattaaaatatattgaaaaaacttgttttgtgtctcggtctcggtctcggccgagaTTAAAAAGCAGTCTCGATCGGACTttacgggaaaccggtggattcaagtggcgagttgtcgttcattgtggcgttctaaggggggggctttgttcagcaatggacgtcttccggctgatgatgatgtgaaaTGATGGTGCGGCATGTACGCACATGGTTGTAAGAGAGACAGCTACGGCCACATAATTGGcaaatgggtgaagaccaaaaagttgcacagcgttaaagctgcgttagcacgtagttttaatttccattaacttttttcaTTGTGACACGAAATTTAATCATACATTAGCCCTGAAAATGGTTTGAATCAAAATGGAGTTTCAAATTTAAAAGCACGTGAAAATTGGATTATTGTGGGAAAAAATTTCTTACTGTGTCTAAGAGGTCAAGAATCTTGATAAGATAGTAGGTGTAGACGTATGTTGCTATCTGGATTGCATGATCACTGTTAGAGAAGTCCACTGGCTCGCAAACCCACCGGTAGTGGAAAGCCCAGGCGTTTAATAAACTCTGAAAACATTtcataataacatttttgttaaaaacttgAAACAAATCTGAACTACAAAATAAACACGTCGTTTTTAATCTAAACGACATAGTAATACACGcttatcgtcactactttgaaaaaagctggtatctcaaaatcgatgatctttccgagtgaacttaatgaacattgctttaagggtcaaatttgttgacgtattgatttgagatacaagattttttcaaagtagtgacgttaTGCAACAACACCGAGTAAGTCTGATTTTTCCAagataacacaaaaaaaaacatcgaagtCGGTCCATCAGTTTGAGAGCAAAGATGCCACTGGCCGGTTAATTATTTATCGTCAAACAGGTTATTATTGTAAgttaatactttttatttaacattaaaagtaggtataaaaacagGGACTAAGTATAAAATGAacataactaaaactaacttaaaatagctaaacaaaattttatttttattactatctaAACTTGGACCCTTAGGTAGaatgcccatcacgcaggcagtaTTCCCACTTTCACCGTTCAGCATTCACCATCACGATCACGCATATCAGTATTTTCAAATTAAGAGCTCTTTATCTCTTTTGAGCGAGAATAAGTAGACTTTTACAACAGCAGTGAATTACATCTTTGTCATTATTTCCCCATGGTAGAAATCATCAAAGAAAACACCAGATATTTGCGATCAAAGGTCATTCATCAAGGTGCATTGAACACTGACACTACATGCGTATGCGTTATTTAAGAAACTGCAGAATTGccaactaataaataattccaACGACGGACATTTGTCACTAGTTACATTGCTgatatgaaaaattatgattacgTACACTTATTAATAAGAAGACTTTAGCGGGAATATCGGGTAaagggtaacaaacatacacacacacacacacacacacacacacacacacacacacacacacacacgcatgcacgcacgcacgcacgcatacaaactttcgcgtttcgCATTAACATATAATATTAGCAGAAATAAAGGCAGACTTAGTTTGTTATTTCAAATGATAAATATTCTATAGTTCTTGGTAAGTAGTCAGTTTTCttagaattaaaaaatgttattgttttattctaTTTACTTAGGTATGAAAGTGAAGCTGCAAAGATAGTGATCTTACCCCAGCAAATAGTCTCGCGCAGAGAAATATCTGTATTGCATTGTACACTATGAGGACCTTATCCAAGTTGAATGCATGTCGGTTTTTCATCCACTCAGGTCCCCATTTCAGCACAAATATGAGATAGAGGCCTAACAATGCTAAGCCTTGATATGGTTTTGCCACTAAAAACCAACTGCTGGTTCTTGGATCTGAAAAatgttgaaaaagaaaaatgtttttaaccaaaaaccgtacatttttattaagtatgtcATTTTGTAAAGCCATACATGGACGTCCTCTGTCTGGGACTGAGATCAAAATTGCTAATACTCATGTAGTCATTCATGACGTCATTGTTCTTATACTCGTAGAACTAGAACTTTATACTACTACTTTATTATACACTTTAACACTATACGTTCCGCCCAGTAGGCATATTGTTTATAGCGCAGATGTATATTTACAAACACAATCTCTTTTTAACGTCgtcttaaattataaaaaaacatattttcacGAGATGTTGATTGTGATTAGTGATTACTTTACTGCTATTGTGTGTACTCTTGATATTCACCCGTCTTACCTATGTCGTAAACCCGTAATCTTAATGTTTGAAACTGCCTCGGAATATTAGGTGCTTATGAAAGGTGTGGGGCTTTCCGGCGGGgaatgcactagtcccaaaacgcactattggtcaatacactctaatttcgaaagcccctcttctcataagaaactaggctcaaaacaccatatttccaaaaaggctcattctcgatttacacgagaaccattgagaactagtcccaaaatacacctttcccaaaataccccaaattgtgttcacctgtaggtggcgtcatacttcattctcataatgcatagttctcaaaacactctagttccaaaataccctaatttttcttcttttatattcGAATGACTCTTTGAAATTGCTTTCAAAATGTGCATTATTTAGATGCTTTTGAGGTATTTCATTTAAGTCAGTCGTTATTTCGTTCGATTAAGGTCTCAACTATCATAATACCATTGCCTTACGAATACAGTTTTCTACGGTGTtgttataaatatgttttaagtacATATAGTAAAATTGGCCAAGAAAATGTGGAGCCATGCTCAGTTTAGGATTTCGTAATAATGTTATAATAGAAAAATGCTCTTTGTCATTGATTAACTTAAAGAACACTAAATCTTGACGGCACTGACGTCCTTTTAGGGAAATAATAGGGTATCTATTTTAGTAAATACGTATCCTCAAAAGCATCTAAATAATGCACATTTTGAAAGCAATTTCAAagtcattcgaaaataaaagaaaaaaaaatagggtattttggaactagagtgttttgagaactatgcattatgagaATGAATTATTATGCCACCTACAGGTGAACACAAtttggggtattttgggaaaggtgtattttaggactagttctcaatggttctcgtgtaaatcgagaatgagcctttttggaaatatggtgttttgggcctagtttcttatgagaagcggggctttcgaaattagagtgtattgactaatagtgcgttttgggactagtgcattcgccGCCGGAAAGGTGTGGGGTAGGCTGTTTATAAAAAGAGATCTCTCTCAAGGGAGAAGTTATGCTGGGGACTGAAATCTGAAGGAAGAGTAAGATATTTGAGTTGAAGTTATAGTTCGAAGTATAGTTATAGATAGTTGAGTTCGAAGCACGATGTAGTTTGtagcttgttttattttatgtgactaGATGGCGCTTGAAGTCGCTACAAGGATAATCATGCTCTACATCCCATAGCACATAAATCTAAAGTAATCAACCGTTAATCATTAAGTCATTTTAAATCATTTGATAGAAAATAATAGAGTATGCGAAAGCGGGCGTGCATCTGTTAGACACTAAGTCCTAAGATCTTTTCTAGTGGTAGTTTGTTTGCTCATCATAAATCATTCTTGACTCAAAATATTTCCTCTAGTTGCCACCGGAAAGTCTTGTAACGGATTGGTGTTTATTAATTGTTCATCGAAAtcaacataattaaaatatgcaaaaaattaagtatgaatttatttccagaacaataaaGGTACAaccataaaaaaggtatattaggtacaataaaattaaataaactaaaactataataaatctaaaaatggaccctgcggcatagtaccaaagatgctggcagcatttccccgctgaatcgcaagactgatgcgttgagcgaggaaactgccagctcttcggtctcctgtggtatctctgagtctctttgatagatatTTGAAGAGACttagagcgccagggccccacggaccaagggtctcgacgccgaaaggtacaaaatcatattcggcaccgagaccactgtattttcctgctttggcagtttttgccatttctgctactgctgctgcccttattgatgttcggtggagatgagacggggccAGTGTGTCAACACAAGTTGCATCCCACACTAGCACACGTCCCATACTTCACGGAATCAGCGACATTCCGTCCGGTCTCTTGCCGTCATATCTAGATATGCCTGTTGGCTCTAAAATAGCCGGCACATTGACCGTAGCAAGAGACCGACGGATAATATCATCAAGGGCAGCATGTCTTGAGAAACGACCCGCACTTCTCTGGCAGGAAAGACCGTGATGCCCAAGCCGGTCCACGTCGTTTCCGCAGGGACACCGATGTGGGGCGCAGACCGGGACCCCGAGGCGTAGGCATACCGACAGTCACAGGGTATTGGGTTCTAGAAAGGTGCCCATGTTTCGGGAGGGGAGCGCGTGGAGCCAGTAACCAGCTTCTCTCGTGCCTGCAGCTAATAATCTGGCTCGTCCAGCAGTGCAGGATTCGCGGAGTAGAGATTCTTGGGTCAATTTTGATATAGTGTCGTCCCAGCTCCGTTgcgattttggattttccggAAAATTTTGACTGGGGCAAGCAATTGACCAAGCGTCTTCCAAGTCCAAGATCTCATAGTTTGTGCGTAGGATTTTGCCTATGAGACTGATCGAGCTATGGACTGACGACAAAAAGGCTGGTAATGCGACATCCGAAATTTTGCGGATCCCTAAACCACCGTACCGAATGGGGATGGATCCTTGGGTCCACGACTGCTCGCTAAGTGGACAATTAAGGATAGCTTCCAAATTAGTTTTGATCAGATTATCCATTGGTGATAAGAGATTTTGATATTTCCAGAGAGGGGAGCAGCGTAGCACGTAAGTTAATTTAGGAACGAAAAGGCAAAATTTAATGACAGACAATGCGTAATGTGGGCTAATTTCAAGAAGGCGATGAGaaagattttcgaatttagatTTGCAATTTTGAGTATATCCGGGAAAGCTGTCTTCAAAAATGGGGGAACCTAGGAGGCAAAGCGTATTCTTATCAAGTATTTTAATGTTTGGTGCAAGTTGGTTGAATTTTAGTTTCAGGTTGTCGACATTTGTGTTGGTATTTGGAATATATAGTTCACATTTATTGAAATTAAGTTCAAGAccaatagatttgaatttgtCAATTATTAAAGAAAGGTCGGATAGTACAGAGTCTGCATCACCTCCTAAGGTCCCGTCATCCAAATACCATACATTAAATTTTGATGTCAAATTTTGAATTATTGGATTTATTGCCAAGCTGAAAATTGCAGGCCCCAGGGGATCATCTTGCTGGCAGCCGACTTCGGATGACAACTCGTTTGAACGGTACATCAACTTTGTTGGATCTGCATAGCAGTAAAGGAcataattgtaattaaaattaagttatttgCGTAAAATGTAGACTTCGTATTATACAACAAAGTATTTAAACGCCGATCAAAAGGTTATTCTGCTACTTATTCATACCCATTTCtagtaaatatacctacataagctTACAACAATTCTGACTGATTATGCATGATAATTATCAGTATTTACCCGAGATAGAATAGAAACGGCTATTTTTTCGATCAAACATTTCATgaattactaaaaaaatgcaCGCATCCATAGATTATTTCCGAATTCTGTCCGTACAAAGTATTTTTATGACAAGGAGAGTTTTTATATGTTGGCGCATTTGACGGTTATGTCATCTTATATGTTGAGATCGATTGTAGCTTCCTCATTTAACCCTTAACCACCTACATGCGGTCTCTCAGACCTTAgcagatttaaaaatgataataattcgaTGCAATCGCGGCGCACAAACTTCTACTGACCTTTTCCTGGGGGCCAATCAATGGCCGCCATGTGGTCGACAAGTTTGGATGTGTATTCCTTTGAATTAAGTGAGCATAATACTGGTGACAATGGTCTCAGAGACCGTAGGTAGTACTAGGTAGGTGGTTGCGTAATATTCATACGAGGTGGTTGtgagtgttttatttgttaacatttttaatatacctaattaaaaaatataaatttttattttttagtaaaacatgCTTCCTAGTAACACAGTCACAAAAGGTGGTTAAAATAGGTTGCATCATTGAATGCAAGAGACTAATTTGTCTCAAATGTTCGAAAAAATATTATCGATTTCCGACAAAAATGGTTGTTTTGAGGATTtccaattttatcaaaataaaatgtccctttaaaatgaaatcagttaaataacttagttgatcattcaatttgatgaaactttaataataatctttatgttATGTTCCTATATTTTGAGATCTCATATATATCCCCTTCgggtaagtaattttacagtagGGATAAGAGAAGTACTGAAATGtgttaagtttatgaaaaaatctattgatttattttgtaatgtttatagaaaataaatagcatagactgttaaaattttatttattacttttttattaaatttatactaAATTTCTATAATAACTATATTGCATATCCTTTAAAACTAGTGGTCTTCTAGACCGCTCATAGGTGGTTGTGTTTCTGAAACAGGACGTAGGTTTAAGGGTTAAAGCTGACCTTGAGTAAAATTATCACACCGTAGTAAAGTAATGTGATGTCCCTTATTATGTCAATTGCTGAGCATTAAACTACAATCATTCAATTATACAGGTATTCGATGAGAGCTAGCCTTGATGGTGACTTGCATTTTATTAGTGCTACAAAGGAGGAACTACCTTTTTTCGAATAGTTTTCTCATGTAGGTAATTAAGTAAGCCGATGCTTAAAAATATCCATGGTACCTACGTCAATTCGTACTATCGAATTGGAGGACGAgacaatatcatcatcatcattagacTGGATCACCATTCTAGCGATTAGTGCAATACAAAGTAATACTGAAtgtatgaatattattattttaaagttttcattgaataaattttgTTGTTAGTTAAATTATGATTTCTGACATGATTGTcatttcagtttattttttttagtaggtactctaTCATTTCGTACGCCAATAGGCAAATTATAGCTGTGCCTACTTTTTCATTTAATATCATTTTACAATTACTAAACTGCGATAAAGCTTTGATATTGTAGATTTTTCGGACTCCAATCTCAACTAGCACGTACTATTTGGACACGTTGAATTGCATCGTTAAGAAGATACGCTTTATTAACACGTTGCATGTTGTATTCAAGTCTGCACTTACCTACTAGATTTGCACAAGGTAGAAATTTACACAAACTTTCAACGTAACTTTAACTGAATATCTTTAAGTTAGGCTCTCTCTCAAATTAAAACCTCTCAAATTCTATGAGATGCCAAATTACGAGTTATTGAGTTTGCAACTTGCACCCAAAACACAGCTTTCGCTGCTTAAACTAAACACTTACCGGCCAACTCTTCAAAGACGTAACGGTACCCTTGCCACGCAGACTTTAAAAGAAGCgccattttcaaaattcttcaaTATACGGGTATCCACGTGTTTTGGGGTCAACCGAGGAATGCTAACTGCGAACTGCCTGCGAAGCGTCTTAGACCACAAGCAAGGTGAACCTAGCGGTT
This Choristoneura fumiferana chromosome 12, NRCan_CFum_1, whole genome shotgun sequence DNA region includes the following protein-coding sequences:
- the LOC141433256 gene encoding very long chain fatty acid elongase 7-like — protein: MALLLKSAWQGYRYVFEELADPRTSSWFLVAKPYQGLALLGLYLIFVLKWGPEWMKNRHAFNLDKVLIVYNAIQIFLCARLFAGSLLNAWAFHYRWVCEPVDFSNSDHAIQIATYVYTYYLIKILDLLDTVFFVLRKKFNQITFLHVYHHFGMVLLCWGAATYFPGGHGTLIGVINSFVHVVMYGYYLLTVAMPSLKNSMWWKKYITQLQIIQFFWMVVHMGALVFKTDCAYPRWTAAIFLPQNLFMLILFVDFYIKTYVKPKSKKENGAQNGFQNGAQNGVKNEAHNVVHNGQKNGLNDLNEGNGNAKID